The sequence AGGAGAATCCCCCGCTTGGGCCCTGATCAACAAAGCGGAAGCTTGGTCAGCCGATTTGATTGTTGTCGGAGCCCATGGACATTCCGCCGTTGGTCTTTATTTGGGAAGTGTTTCGCAATTGGTGCTGATGCATGCGGCTTGTTCTGTGCGTGTGGCCAGAAAATCATTAAACGCCAATCAAAATGAAGGTTTTCGACTGATCATCGGGGTGGACGGTTCGACTGGATCTGAAAAAGCGTTGGCGGTTCTTCAACAACGAGAATGGCCGTTAAAATCCGAGGTCCGCATCGTTTCGGTTCTTCAACACCATCTCTCTCTTTATTTGACCCATATGGTGCCTCCCAATCTGAGAATGGTTGATACGGTAACGGGATTGGAACGTCAATCCATGAATCAAATGGTGGAGTCTTTGGCGAGCCGACTCCGGAGTCAACAAATGGAAGCTTCTGGTTATGTAAGAGAGGGA is a genomic window of Elusimicrobiota bacterium containing:
- a CDS encoding Universal stress protein → MKEKMKLLIGYDGSPASNEALEDLKRAGLPQKLEAVVLTATQVVIPPYTENEYAALSPSHRESIENERKQALLLARQGMERLKILFPLWEVQAESSGESPAWALINKAEAWSADLIVVGAHGHSAVGLYLGSVSQLVLMHAACSVRVARKSLNANQNEGFRLIIGVDGSTGSEKALAVLQQREWPLKSEVRIVSVLQHHLSLYLTHMVPPNLRMVDTVTGLERQSMNQMVESLASRLRSQQMEASGYVREGDPKSVLISEAETWKADCLFLGARGLSPLNRFLLGSVSMGIAARARCSVEIVRG